gaagaagaagaagaagaagaagaagaagaagaagaagaagaagaagaagaagaagaagaagaagaagaagaagaagaagaagaagaagaagaagaagaagaagaagaagaagaagaagaagaagaagaagaagaagaagaagaagaagaagagaagaagaagaagaagaagaagaagaagaaggagaaagcGATAGAGGGAGAGAACGTGTGTTGCGGAAAGGAGATGAGAGGAGAGGAAGTCAAATATAAACAGAAATGTTCCAAACGGTCAAATTTCGAGGAGGTTTGGATTCTTAAACCTTGGATCATGAATTTCGAATCCAACGGTGGATATGGAAAGTGTAAGAGATTTGGTTATTACTTGCTAGTCGGTTCAAGTAATCTATGACTTTCGTGGGCCTTTATGATGTGGCCCAAAGTTGAATTGATGGGTCGCGGCTCGGTGACGTCGTTCGCTCCTGGGTTCCGTTTCCAACAGATATGTACAAATCCAAGCCCTGGGATCTACACGTTACTTTTTTTTAGTTCTTTATCGAATTGGTTACGATGATCTAGTTTTGATTTAATTGATTTTGACTTTGTTTTGGGATTATAGACCAGTCGAAACGTTACTGGAAGACGACTGGGAAGGATTTGCTTCTGTTGGTGGTCAGTTCCTCTTCTCCTGTTTGCAGTCATTTTCTGCTTTCCGTAGATGGGGTGATTCTGAGCAGGTGTGTTATTGGTACCTACCATCTGATAGAGGAGGCAGGTCACTCTTCCTTATCCGCACCTTCTAATcatggttgatttttttttctccttcttGTAGAGACCATTGGCTCAGCGACTTTGGACCCTCATACAACGAATCGAAGGCGTCTATAAAAGCTGCTTCTTTTCTTAACCTGTTGTCATTTCTTTACTTCGTACAGATATGGACTTGTTCATCTTGTCTGCATATTCCTGATAAATCATACAGTCATGCCAGCCCATTCAACTCCCAAGCAATGCTTCTAACTTCTAAGATTAAGCTAATGGTTACTAATTGCTAAGACCTTTACAGTGCATGTAGCTTTTGAGTTCACAATGTAGTTGTGTGAAACGAGAACCCATGTCGGGCTCAAGATGAAAGTTATAGATATCAATATTATTATTCTCATAAATAAAATCTCTCTGAGCGCTCATGTTAATCCGATCAACCGTACACAGTCCAACACGAGGGTCAAAAGGTGGCGAAACAAGAAATTATTGGTCAGGTCAATGAACTTACGACTGAAGCAGAACGGAAAGACAAAGAGACCTTTTGACCTTGTGCCCTAAAAAGTACCCAATATAGATTATTTATATCAGGAAAAAGCTATATATCctttagttttgtattataTCTCTTTTGGGTTGAAGGACTTCTATCGACTAGTTAAATAAACAGAGGTTCTTTAGAAGTTATCCTTTCACGAGTCAAGAATGTACTTATCCTTTTTAATGTGTATgcttagaaaaacaaaaaaaaaaacataatgcatCTCGttcatttttaaattcaaatctaacatttaaaattttatggtCCCCCTTTGTTTTTGTTACTCGTGAGcttatatatcataatatgATGCAATTAAGAAACGGCTAAGATTATCATAATCAAGCACCCAACCTATAGACAGATGCTATTTAGTTATCCTAGAAAACAAAGTTTattttgaaccaaaaaaaaacaaagttagaTGGCGAATAGTGTTTGATACCTTATAATAATTATAGGTGGAAGggtttaattaatataatcGGGTAAATGGACAGGAACCTCTTTTCGTAGAATATGTATCATGTATGCCCAACATTATGTGTGTAAGCATGTCTATGCACCTTTTTTGTGTGCAAAGGTCTATGTGcacatatatatgaataaaagGACATGTACCTATAATACATATGCTAATAtaacacataactaaatatcTATAAACGTGTAAAGCATTTTCACGtgaacacatatatatatgaaactcACTAATATGACGTACCTCAGCTAACTAACTGACTTCCATCGTCTGTTTTGACATGACAGGGGCTCTCTTTCTGCAGCAGAAGCCTGCTTCACATCAGAGAGCACGACATTTGCATAAGTATTTTTTACGCACCAATCATCAAATAATCATTGGAAACAATAATCGATCCATAAagataaaaaagtttaaactgCACTGTGACTGACAACACAGGTAAAGATGCAAGAGGAGATGTAAGctagataataataataacaataataataataataataatgggacttagataataataataatgggaCTGGGAGCAGCTGCTTTGGGAGCTTATTTACAAATACAGAATCAGAGTTTGCTTCTCAAAAACCATACTCGTTCAATATTGACTGGACTTGGATTACTATATTCAACTGATTTTGATTGTGGGGGGGTGGGGGGTTCTTAACTATTAATTAATCATGTGCTGCAGAGTGCAGACATACGTGGATTCCAAGATAAGAGCGATAACGGCGCATTGCATGCCTCTCGATAACCATCCCAACACTCAGCCTTCTCAGTTTGAGTTGTAAGAACAGTCTTCACTCTATTCACACACTATATTGTTACCATATAGTCCCGAAAAGCTTACACATTGAATTTTAATTATACTTTTTTTGTGACCTAATTTACATTCACTAAATTCATTCGTTTAAGGCCACTGTCACTCAGTACGCACACTCAAACATGGTGGCCGGAGAAACGtatgtattttaaaatgatagaaAATCAGTATTAGGCGATTCAGTTTTTTGAGAGACAAGCACACCCTTAAGCATTTCTCAGCTTGGGTGCATCATTATTAATACTAATCATTTGGCTTTTTCTCGTGTCGTGTCTCTCCTTCATTCTTCTCGCTAAAACTAAAGGACCAACAATCGGGGGCTCATATCGAGATCCAAACAATGTCACAACTTTGTAATTTTGGGTAAAGCATAGTGATCGAATCTCACAGGTAAAAGTAAAGTGGGGATTTACTACTCAGGTATAGTAATAACTGACCAACAAAGAAATCAATATATTCCATAGTAGAAATTCACTCAACTAATTAGACTCTTAACCAAAACCGGTCATTAAATCTCGCGTTCCTTAGTCGTTAGCAATAAGGAAGATGTGTCAGACCCGGCTCATGTAGGTACCGGTTCTCGTGTCCACCATAATATCTTCACCAACATTGACAAAGAGGGGTACATTGACAACTGCACCAGTCTCGAGGGTGGCAGGTTTTGTTCCACCTGCATGATACACCACTCCTTTCAGGTTAGATATTCAATGGACCCATCCACAAGAGAATTGTTGAGTATCAAATCATTTACGTACCTTGTGCAGTGTCACCTCGGAGACCAGGATCAACGTCAACAATTTTAAGCTGAACTGTAATGGGAAGTTCAAAATCGATGACctggaagagagagagaagatgaaggaagtCGTCAGCTCAGTGGTGAGAAAAGCTAGAGATGATAGATAGAATTACCTTGTCCTTCCAGTAGAGTAAATTGCAGTCCATTCCCTCTTTAAGCCATTTGGTCTTGTCGCCCATATCAGCCTCGTTTAAACGTGTTTCCTCATAACTGCTCAAGTCCATGAAAACAAACTGAGAGCCGTCTTTATAAGTGAATTGCTTGGTCTCCTTGAAGACATTTGCCTCTTCCATctgaaatcaaatcaaaatgaGGAAtcgaagaggaggaggaagaggaagaggttATCTTCACTTACAGTAATTCCGGCACGAAAGGTTCTCTCGACGGTGCTACCATTGACGTAATTCCTGATTTTGGTTCTGACAAAAGCAGCACCTTTGCCTGGCTTCACATGAAGAAACTCTGCCCAAACCAACCAAAAAATTGCctaataaaatctcaaaaaatgACCATAACAAATTTCGaaccaagaaagaaagaaagaaagaataccCAGAACACGCCACGGAGCACTATCGACTTCTATGTTTGTCCCGACTTTGATGTCGTTGCTAGACAACGCATATATCCCTACAGAATCATCACCACCGTCAGAGACTGACTATATAATCAGaatattacaaacaaaaaaaaaacaccaataTCTTAACTGGGAAATCTGTTCGTTGGGAGCACTGTTTGCCTCCGGAAAGACAGACCGCTCAACGATGAGTATGAGGGTTTATTAGAAGGtgaagaaatacaaaaggaggtTACAAAAGAAGTCCATGTCGCCGCCATTACTGGGAGCGGAGCTCTATAGTGTTTCGACTTCTCCTAGAGAGGGAGGGGATAAGGAAGACGGAGGAACGCTAATCGAACTGTAACAACTAATGGGCCACTTTCGAGCccattaataaaatcaatacacTGCTGTGGGTTGGGTTCTGAGAAAACTAGTCTTTTTTCATTATTGTTACTCTCTGCTGGCAAAAACAATCCTAATAAAATTACAtaagaaaatgttattttgtcggtagaaaacaaaaaagaatgaGGATGATGAGAGTTGCCACGGCCACGGCCACGGCTGAGAAACAACCCAAGCCCAAGGATCCATTCCGGATgccttcttcttcatccattttctttttggatcccACCTTCTCTACTACTCTCCGCTGCTTCCGGAGGACACCAAGACTCCGTATGAATCCAAATCTGGACTTGCGTCTGCAATTGCATTCTGGTTTTGATTCAGAATCGATTCTCAGATGATGCTTTCTGAATCTAACCACCAATGACAATCCATGAAGCTTCCATGATGAGATTAATCGGTTTCGAAGATTGAGTTTCAACTTGAATCTTCCCACTCTCATACCAACTTTAAGCTTGCACACAAGCCTCTCCTCTGCTTCATCACCCATGTCGACTGAGAGACGACGCTCTCTAGACCTAAACTCTAGCCTAAACAAACACCCCTCGTGTCATGATTATGGGCCTGTTATATTTTTCCATGTAATTAAGCCAAAGTAAATCCGCATCCTACTTTCTTTCGGTCTTTTCTCCATTTTAACTGTCACTCAGAACAGACATCTGCGATGACTCGTTAAATTGCAACCTGATTAAAACATCTATAACTAAAAACTTATATAAGTTGTCCCTAAGTTTTATCCGTTTAAATACTCTTCTAGTATAttaatgtttatttaaattttaataaagcTTTAAATTTATGTACATTTTATTGATTGTAATTTAATAACTAGACTTTAATtgatatatgttaatatatgtCCTttcgaatttttaaaaaatatttctgacgacaaaacttttctaaattcacaaaaaaaaaaaacgttttagtcaatgttttctatatatatcCTTAACTCACTCCATTACGATCTACGAATGTTTGATGGAGCAGCTAGATGTCTTGGAACAGTTGATAGTTTGTGTGACTGAGGCAAGCTGTTATCTATCTAATAGGTGAGTAACTCATCTCTTGGAGTTATATCATGTGTGAATGTAACACACAACAGCAAGCGATAGGAGACCGACACCAAAAGTGGTTGAAAGGTACCCAGCGGTTAGTGCAAGTGTTTGAGGGTACAAACGCATGCGTGATAAGTTCTGATTTAGAACCTTTTCCATGGTTTTTCagtgtatgatttttttttttgaaacactctTAGTGTATGATATTGTTCCTatgtttttgaacaaaaaaacatgtaatGATTTTAAATCAACGCAAagactttaaataaaaaaggaaaaaacaaaagCCAAGCCTGTTTCATTTGAAGCTTCAGAGGCAAACATTACATATCAAACAATGCGAGAATGAACACCAAGCAAAGCCCATTAAGAAACTGGGCCAGAGAAGCCCATCAATGTATAGTAAACACCCAACGGTTATCCAAAACATGAAAACCTTTCTGTGAGAATGTTATTGTTACCAAGGGAATgaaggtaaaaagaaaaagaaagggtGGTCAAATTTAAGAATCTGCCAGCGCTGCAGGAAGGATGTAGAAACTGTGGATGGGTGGAGGTGGACAGACGCCAAGGATAGAACAGACGTCTTTCTTTTCCAGAAAATTTTCGAAATCGGCAAGCATCAGTGGGCCGTACTCGAACACCATCTTCTTGCACTAATAAcgaaaattcatatataaaacatcaacatCGTCACCTGAGTAATGTATTTCCTTTGGGTTTAATTTAAGTAGGAGTGAGTACCTTGTCCTGGTAATTGTTGAGGGACTTGCATTCCTTGAGAAGCAAGCGAATTATCTTGAGCTGCACAAtggaatatataataattatcttGAGAATTTCGATTGAAGCAATATATATAGGAGAGGAGGAGAGCAGACCTTAGTTTGAGGATCCTTGAGTTTGGTGACAAGCTGGGAGACAGTATCGTGGCAAGCCTCACAGTTTCCTTGGGAAGCAAGGAGTGGTTGACAGAGGTTAAGGGTTTTGCAGATGCCGTGGGGGTTGAGAAGAGAGACTCGAGTGAAGAAAAGTTGGGTATAATGATCTACCATGGAAAGACACTGCAGAGGGAGGGTTGAGTGAGATGAGGATGAGATAGTATTAGACAattaagaaagaaagagaaagagaaaggacCTGTTTTTGCAAAGGAGGAATCTGGGAGCAGGTCATGTGGAGGGCCTCAACGAGTGCATTCTGGTTGTCGTCATTTTGGAGGTAATCAATGGCGAGGGTGAGATACTTATCACACAACTCACAAACTTGGTTATCATCAGctgatttgatttgattgatTGATGCATAAAAAGAAGTCTTGTTAGAATCATAAAACATAATAGAATCCCCATAGACAAAAGAGCTGCTAAAAGggctttaaaagaaaaagaaagaaagagtagACAGATGTTACCAGATGGTTGGGGAAGAGAAGCATCACAGGTGGTCAGCCccaagaggaagaggaagaggaagactCCAAATTTAATAACGCCCATAATTACTGCCTGAAACTCAATCTATTTCAAATcttgaaaaaagaaagagagagagagagagagagagagagagagagagagagagagagagagagagagagagagagagagagagagagagagagagagagagagagaatccaATACAAACAAGAGCATCAGAATCAATCTTACACGGCGGACGGCCACAGATCtgctgctcctcctcctcctctattGATTGATCGATCGACCTTCGATTCGACTCCTCCTTATTCCCTctcctctctttttttattatttatttatgtacaCTACTACGCCTTTTTGCCCTTAAAAAAGAAAGTCTCAGATTCATTGGGTCTTTTTTTAAGGTTACCACAGTTACTTCTGTTTGTGTTTAAATTTTACTTAGTTAGAGGATTGATGAAATCCACCCACTTTCATCCTCAGAATTTTCTATCATGGCCTCATTcaacatttgttttgtttcttggcCCATactcatttttgttttgttttcattaagaCCATTTAAGTAAGacatttctttcttttaccAGATGCATTTTGCTTTGCGTGAACCAATCCCTCCTTATCTTATAATACTTTACTTATACTgctttcatttttcatttttcatttttcatttttcatttttcatttttcatttttcatacGGCTCTACCACTCATATTCTTCGTATCTATACTAACACACAAACATCATTGGTTAATTACATAACCCCAACTATTCAAATCACATTGTTTTCATCTCTGGACCTACTCATAAATGTCTCTCTAATGTAATAACCAACCATCCacaaatttttaatgttttcttttaatatcCACCCGGGGGCCGCTTGTTTGTGTCTAACTATTCTTATATCGAACCAAATGCATCCCATATATCATATGTGATGATATAGTATCCCAACTTTTCGCTCAAGAGAAAACAAGAGAATACTCCTTCCTTCAGAATCTATTACTACGATCTAGTATCAAAATCATTTCGAAGTTAGTATCCCATATATCATATGTGAACCGGCAGCTCCATCGTAGTATTGGATCAACAGAGTTCGTCCGGTTAAACTTAAATCTGACGCCTTATAGAATTCCTAATTGAAAACGCAAACTAGAGCATACGCGTGTGTTAGGTTCACGCGCGAGCGATTACTTTGTCACATAATTAAAAGATGTATGCATTTATTATAACCAGCGTCCAATATTGGAGTATAAACTAGCATTTCATTTTCAGAGTTAAGTTTTGTTTCTCATAATTCTTAGACACCGAAGtccaaatctatcttattaaaacagaaacattacaactttttctaggtgaattttaaagttggaccttatgtaattaatgttatattaatctacttattattagacatacatttttataaataattaatatcaactattaccatagttttttacttcttaccttattattatatccactacgtatgtttccttatattgcatatattttactataagctagatacatccactagcatattatactataagatagattattaatatcacatctactaacatataatactatacgacatattactaataatacaatatattatctgtattcattaacttgcatctatcaatattagcaatactatgaagacgactaactctataatttgaacctataaaccatgatatactaatttataacaaaaattatattactgttacaaattagttttaatataaatcttcaaaaaactataactttcaactaattaaatttaatcagcaatttgttatataatataaatttaatcaagacccaaattttttttttcatgttcagaaaaaagaaacctacgaatatataccattaagttagccaaaaatcttccgaataaatagtaaatctcaccaacccaaaaaatgaattaaaaatatgacaaaagatattatgtttgaaatttagctcactgggtcgggtataaatctgttcatttcaggtatgagttctttgagttctcaacatttggatctaagtaggtatttgatttttttgtccgggtcaattttttttgttccgaataattctaacttttttatattataaatcttaaataatatacaatatgtatataaaatatgtgaatcaaaagatataGCCGCGCATGCgcgcgggtcataatctagtgTTGTATATAACAAAAAACGTACCAGACACTATATAAACTAGTACCATGTCTCTCATATGCACAAAGCCTTCCTCTCTCTCAGTCTCACAAGACAATAATGACAAACGGCGGATCTGAGCGTCCTGTATCGCTGAGAAAGCAAGACACTAATACCTTCTCACACAAGATACCGTCGACCAAACAACGCTTCTCCTCGCCGGCATCAGCTTGTCCTTCTTTTAGAATCTATTACTACGATGGAGCTGCCGGTTCCATCCCTTTCGACTGGGAATCTCATCCTGGTACTCCCAAACATCCCTCCTCCGAGCTGCCTCCGTCACTTCCTCTCACCCCTCCGCCGTCTCATTTCTCCTTCTCCAGCGACCAAATATTCCGCCGTGGTTCGAAAAAACCCATCAAGAAAATCCTCGCACTAATCCCCGCAAGGCTCTTCTGGCTATCATCAGGTGGTCATAACAATAAAGTCAAGAAAATGTCCGCTTCGTCACAGTCTCTGTCGGAGAGGGTGCTGATCGATGATAACGAGTACCATTTGTTCAAGTTTCAGACAAAAGGGAAGGTCGTAAAAAGATTTTCATCCTTCGACTCTTCTATTGATCACTACCCCACCATTCGCAGATCACAATCCACCTCTTGCTTCGGAATCCGCATCTGGTAAAATTCATCATTCAATGGAAAATAAAACTTTGGACCTTTTTATAAATGCGTGTTTCTTTcttaatataatatgttttgtaATCCATCGTGTTGTATTCAATCAACCATGTCGGTAATAATATTAGATAAAGCACCAAATAGTATCATGctctttttttctcattttgttatgtaatatttttgttttttgtttgtagtAAGAGAATGAACAGTTCGTATTTGATCAGAAGCTTAAAAAGTAGCATTTCGTTGGGTCCGTTTAATGCATTGATTGgaattttgatgatattttgctTTGTTGAGTGTAATCTTTACATGATTCCGTGTTATTGTGAGTTTGGCAGTCTTTGTGTGAAATTTAAGCTGTCTTCCAAGCAAAGCCTAACATGCAatgtgatttggtgtttttttctttttccgtTGATTTGTTCTTCTTTCGAATTACATTGGCCGTATCTATAAACTAATAACGAAATCGCtgaatcattcattcatttttaaagtaaaaggtagtttggttttgatggtatcgaacaaatcaagaaaatatCACTTAAAAGACCCAAcattatatataagataattttagtatataaacGGATCAAActgaataattaaaataattaatcaataaAAGCATTAGTTGGTTaattatgtataattatatCATACAATTGAAAATTGatcatatataaacatttattttttaatatgatcttgatatttaaaacattgttttgggtagtttgttaatttgttttaatttaaaaaaaaatgatttttttcatcaaattaaataaaatagtataagtTTTTGCTAACAAACTGAACTAGTTAATAAGAAGGAGAATTAGAAGTAGAGATGGCAATTGGGCtctcccgtcccgtcccgtcccgaaCCGCTGCGGGTTCGATTTCTGGCGGTACACGGCGGGCCTGTTCCGTGCGGGATGCGGtcctcaaactagctgcccaatcCCGTACCGCAAAATATGCAGGCCTTCGCGGACCATCCCGCGGAACatcgaatattacattgcttatttctacatgcacaaacaaacatagacatAAATTGATTTTCATCTTGCACATGATCGAGTATACTCTTAtaagatcaatacattaagcttatacaaaacaaatgtatttattatcatttatgatggcTTGAAAAAGCTCTACCAATGCAGATTAGAGGCGCTTGGGAGACCGGAAGCATCATCgacactgaaaccaccatcaatggAGTTCTATAGtgtctaatctctctctctctctctctctctctctctcactctctctctctctctcatgtgaAAGCATAAATGGAGACTTAGGATTGCCGCAAAATCCCGCGGTTTAACCCATCCCGCTTTCGACCCGTCCCATTTTGAGCCCATCCCGCTTTGAACCTGTCCCGCTTTGAGCCCGTCCCGCGAGGCCCGCAATTTTACGGGCTTGTCAAATGGAGGCCCAATCCCGTTCCGCAGCAAGTCTTTATGGGCCAGGCCCGCGGTCCAGAtccttgattgccatccctAATTAGAAGTCATCCGAAGTTGTGGTCGCTGCCATTGGATCGTGATCCTCACGTGGCAGTAGTGTGCGTAGTAAACTGATTTCCCTCCAACGAATTAATATGAGTCCCATGGGCCCCGAtgaattttttcttttggttgccAACGGGCCCGATGGTTAAACTGTGTAAACATAGTGTGAAA
The sequence above is drawn from the Raphanus sativus cultivar WK10039 chromosome 7, ASM80110v3, whole genome shotgun sequence genome and encodes:
- the LOC108816828 gene encoding uncharacterized protein LOC108816828, with product MAATWTSFVTSFCISSPSNKPSYSSLSGLSFRRQTVLPTNRFPRIYALSSNDIKVGTNIEVDSAPWRVLEFLHVKPGKGAAFVRTKIRNYVNGSTVERTFRAGITMEEANVFKETKQFTYKDGSQFVFMDLSSYEETRLNEADMGDKTKWLKEGMDCNLLYWKDKVIDFELPITVQLKIVDVDPGLRGDTAQGGTKPATLETGAVVNVPLFVNVGEDIMVDTRTGTYMSRV
- the LOC108814514 gene encoding uncharacterized protein LOC108814514; protein product: MGVIKFGVFLFLFLLGLTTCDASLPQPSADDNQVCELCDKYLTLAIDYLQNDDNQNALVEALHMTCSQIPPLQKQCLSMVDHYTQLFFTRVSLLNPHGICKTLNLCQPLLASQGNCEACHDTVSQLVTKLKDPQTKLKIIRLLLKECKSLNNYQDKCKKMVFEYGPLMLADFENFLEKKDVCSILGVCPPPPIHSFYILPAALADS
- the LOC108816362 gene encoding uncharacterized protein LOC108816362 — protein: MTNGGSERPVSLRKQDTNTFSHKIPSTKQRFSSPASACPSFRIYYYDGAAGSIPFDWESHPGTPKHPSSELPPSLPLTPPPSHFSFSSDQIFRRGSKKPIKKILALIPARLFWLSSGGHNNKVKKMSASSQSLSERVLIDDNEYHLFKFQTKGKVVKRFSSFDSSIDHYPTIRRSQSTSCFGIRIW